In bacterium, the following are encoded in one genomic region:
- a CDS encoding glycosyltransferase family 4 protein, which produces MQVLQNRRVLLLTEEYPPATGGIQNYLSQLMAQLSPAHTFVITQKRADSDVWDREQKYKIVRVNMHGFFWPRWQPAYKALEKAVKEFQPEIIVCGKALFEGRAALKIWKKYQIPYVVMTYGMEVNTWLEGGKTRRDLKNVLTNATRIIVINDLIKKTLIKFLGSEKENKIVKIYPGVGAMFIEELKKINHSDAKIIITVCRLVSRKGVDVVIRALPEVLKIFPQTTYQIIGDGPERSKLEDLVGKLGLKKQVNFLGKVTDSELWKSLNDADLFVLTPRDEAGNFEGFGIVYLEAAAAGTCAVASRSGGVPEAVLDGVTGLLCEPDNPKDTADKIIKLLKNDELREKLNENAHKRVVDDFTWEKRAVLFRGVVESVVTSNRLRQ; this is translated from the coding sequence ATGCAGGTGTTACAAAATCGACGCGTGCTTCTGCTTACAGAAGAATATCCTCCGGCTACCGGTGGAATACAAAATTATCTCTCGCAATTGATGGCGCAGCTTTCGCCTGCGCATACTTTTGTAATTACCCAAAAACGGGCTGATTCAGATGTTTGGGATCGGGAGCAAAAATATAAGATAGTGCGGGTTAATATGCACGGATTTTTCTGGCCTCGTTGGCAACCGGCATACAAAGCTTTAGAGAAGGCAGTGAAGGAATTTCAACCGGAAATAATTGTTTGCGGGAAAGCGCTATTTGAAGGACGAGCGGCGTTAAAAATTTGGAAAAAATATCAGATTCCTTATGTTGTTATGACATATGGAATGGAAGTGAATACATGGTTGGAGGGTGGGAAGACACGTCGTGATTTAAAAAATGTTTTAACAAATGCCACGCGTATTATAGTTATTAATGATCTGATCAAAAAGACGCTGATAAAATTTTTGGGGTCGGAAAAGGAAAATAAAATTGTAAAAATTTATCCCGGTGTGGGCGCGATGTTTATTGAAGAACTGAAGAAAATTAATCATTCCGATGCAAAAATAATTATTACCGTCTGTCGCTTGGTATCAAGAAAAGGCGTAGATGTTGTGATTCGGGCATTGCCGGAAGTGCTGAAAATTTTTCCACAAACAACTTATCAGATAATTGGCGATGGTCCAGAAAGGTCAAAACTCGAAGATCTTGTAGGTAAGCTCGGATTAAAAAAACAAGTAAATTTTTTGGGAAAAGTTACTGATAGTGAATTGTGGAAATCATTAAATGATGCTGATCTTTTTGTGCTTACACCGCGTGACGAGGCCGGCAATTTTGAAGGTTTTGGTATCGTATACCTTGAAGCCGCAGCGGCGGGGACGTGCGCTGTTGCAAGTCGCTCTGGTGGTGTGCCGGAGGCTGTTTTAGATGGTGTCACAGGTTTGCTTTGTGAACCTGATAATCCAAAAGACACAGCAGACAAAATAATTAAACTATTAAAAAATGACGAATTGCGAGAAAAGCTTAATGAGAATGCCCACAAAAGAGTCGTGGACGATTTCACATGGGAAAAACGCGCAGTGCTTTTTCGTGGTGTGGTGGAATCAGTGGTAACATCTAATAGGTTAAGGCAATGA
- a CDS encoding oligosaccharide flippase family protein: protein MSELRTTQIWGSLTKVVTLTLGVLQTVIILHILSPAQYGIIGIVTALASLVGVSQNVGVTDATIREIAMTDDVKHRAHIFWVSLWFRMLFTLPISFVLALFAGLISTYVYKLPDMQTLIYIMSVVLVLQGIQGVLGGVFSGLRVFGLLYVFQMITAVLNIIIFATLTYLYGVTGFFMAMVLSTIIFILMLAFYLPKAIGGRLEHPGKNDFIIVWKDIFHTGFWTYLARIFSVAWQQAPMLLLGKWTTPEVVGLYNVALSFGSKLTVLAAAIGEVNLAFLSNAFAKGKENFKALAEKTLDEVGVVLLLSAGAMALLSDLLLKIFAGSAYAPALSVTVLVSWAYAFFAFLDISTNTVFVPSRRSQLRTLSFGVLIVVTLLTMFALRQNPLIAAGWGVFVGSTSAVILATILSRKYCEVSIVPSKLIFAFMFSIILFVGSLVYPSLLLRVIMLIVVGAIIVWVTLGHLIIGRYRKERIKNEA, encoded by the coding sequence ATGAGTGAACTCCGCACGACGCAAATCTGGGGCAGCTTGACCAAGGTTGTGACTTTAACACTGGGTGTTTTGCAGACTGTAATTATTTTGCATATTTTATCGCCGGCGCAGTATGGAATTATCGGAATTGTTACTGCCTTAGCGAGTCTTGTTGGTGTCAGCCAAAATGTTGGTGTAACCGACGCGACAATTCGGGAAATTGCCATGACAGATGATGTGAAACACCGTGCGCACATTTTTTGGGTTTCACTTTGGTTTAGAATGTTGTTCACTTTGCCAATTTCATTTGTGTTGGCATTGTTTGCAGGCTTGATAAGTACGTATGTCTATAAATTGCCTGATATGCAAACACTCATCTATATAATGAGCGTGGTTTTGGTTTTGCAGGGGATTCAAGGCGTGCTCGGTGGTGTTTTCTCCGGATTGCGCGTTTTTGGTTTGCTTTATGTGTTTCAAATGATTACCGCTGTTCTTAACATTATTATTTTTGCCACGCTGACTTATTTGTATGGCGTGACTGGATTTTTTATGGCGATGGTGCTATCGACAATCATCTTTATATTAATGTTGGCTTTTTATCTTCCGAAGGCGATTGGCGGACGGCTCGAACACCCGGGTAAAAACGATTTTATTATTGTTTGGAAAGATATTTTTCATACAGGATTTTGGACTTACTTGGCGCGGATTTTTTCCGTGGCATGGCAACAAGCGCCAATGCTCTTATTGGGAAAATGGACAACACCCGAAGTTGTTGGCTTATATAATGTGGCGTTGAGTTTTGGTTCGAAGCTGACTGTTTTGGCGGCCGCCATTGGTGAAGTGAATTTGGCATTCTTGAGTAATGCTTTTGCTAAAGGAAAAGAAAATTTCAAAGCATTGGCTGAAAAAACCTTGGACGAGGTAGGTGTGGTTTTATTATTAAGTGCTGGCGCGATGGCGTTGCTCTCTGATTTGTTGTTAAAAATTTTTGCCGGGTCGGCTTACGCACCTGCCTTATCTGTTACTGTCTTGGTTAGTTGGGCCTACGCTTTTTTTGCTTTCTTGGATATTTCAACCAACACGGTTTTTGTGCCATCGCGTCGTTCCCAATTACGCACACTTTCATTTGGTGTGTTAATCGTTGTAACTTTGTTGACGATGTTTGCTTTGCGTCAAAATCCGCTTATAGCCGCCGGGTGGGGTGTGTTTGTCGGCAGTACTTCTGCGGTAATTCTTGCCACAATTCTTTCACGAAAGTATTGTGAAGTTTCGATTGTGCCAAGTAAATTGATATTTGCGTTTATGTTTTCAATTATTCTTTTTGTGGGATCGCTTGTTTATCCGTCCTTGCTTCTTCGGGTGATAATGTTGATTGTTGTGGGAGCGATTATTGTTTGGGTTACTCTAGGACACTTGATTATAGGAAGATACAGGAAAGAAAGGATAAAGAATGAAGCGTGA